Proteins found in one Tsukamurella paurometabola DSM 20162 genomic segment:
- a CDS encoding ABC transporter ATP-binding protein, giving the protein MAEHVGPLNDSPADEPVIVAQNLVRGFDGRAVLRGVDLTIRRGEFVALLGRSGSGKSTLLRAIAALDDGVPGSGLLEVDPSRAVVFQDSRLLPWARVLENVVLGLTGADAKDVGRALLAEVGLAGREKAWPKELSGGQQQRVALARSLVREPAVLLADEPFGALDALTKLKMHDLLRALVARHRPGVLLITHDVDEAIVLADRILVLDHGILSVDLELSDETGRRPGENGFAELRSRLLDALGVEREPEPVTAPA; this is encoded by the coding sequence ATGGCAGAGCACGTTGGCCCACTGAACGATTCCCCCGCCGACGAGCCGGTGATCGTCGCGCAGAACCTGGTGCGCGGGTTCGACGGCCGGGCGGTGTTGCGCGGCGTCGACCTGACGATTCGCCGGGGCGAATTCGTCGCTCTGCTGGGCCGGTCCGGTTCGGGCAAGTCGACGCTCCTGCGCGCTATCGCCGCTTTGGACGACGGTGTGCCCGGTTCGGGCCTGCTGGAGGTGGATCCGAGCCGCGCCGTGGTGTTCCAGGACTCGCGCCTGCTGCCCTGGGCGCGTGTGCTGGAGAACGTGGTGCTCGGCCTCACCGGCGCCGACGCCAAGGACGTGGGCCGCGCACTGCTCGCGGAGGTCGGCCTCGCGGGACGAGAGAAGGCCTGGCCGAAGGAGCTTTCCGGCGGACAGCAGCAACGAGTGGCGCTGGCTCGCAGCCTGGTCCGGGAACCGGCGGTACTCCTGGCCGACGAGCCCTTCGGGGCGCTCGACGCGCTCACCAAACTGAAGATGCACGATCTGCTGCGCGCGCTGGTCGCTCGACACCGGCCCGGTGTGCTTCTGATCACCCACGACGTGGACGAAGCCATCGTCCTGGCCGACCGGATCCTGGTGCTCGATCACGGCATTCTCTCGGTCGATCTGGAACTCTCCGACGAAACGGGCCGCCGACCGGGCGAGAACGGATTCGCAGAGCTTCGCAGCCGGCTCCTCGATGCGCTCGGTGTGGAGCGCGAGCCCGAGCCGGTGACCGCGCCCGCATGA
- a CDS encoding ABC transporter permease codes for MTSTPLGRLGSGLGGDAVPEQRPGALDPDHELLPRPATRRALVDSRPIGAWILAGPALVIALWAVGSATGVIPDTVLSAPWTVLRTAWTLALDGSLWSNILASAQRAIVGGVLGVALAVVLALFSGLTRPGEALIDGTVTIYRAIPALALLPLFIVWFGIGEEMKIVLITLAVATPVYLNTHAGLRGIDRKYVELAETVGLRRAAFVRHIAIPGALPGFFTGLRLGATVAWLALVVVEQVGASDGIGYLMYKARLYGLTDVIVVGLAVYAVLGFGTDLAVRTLSRKALSWQSTLAH; via the coding sequence ATGACCAGCACACCGCTCGGCCGGCTCGGCAGCGGGCTCGGCGGCGACGCCGTTCCCGAACAACGACCCGGCGCCCTGGACCCTGACCACGAATTGCTCCCCCGCCCCGCCACCCGTCGCGCTCTCGTGGACTCGCGGCCCATTGGTGCGTGGATCCTGGCGGGCCCCGCCCTGGTGATCGCGCTGTGGGCCGTCGGGTCGGCCACCGGGGTCATTCCCGACACCGTGCTGTCCGCGCCGTGGACCGTGCTGCGGACGGCGTGGACTCTGGCGCTCGATGGTTCGCTGTGGTCCAACATTCTGGCTTCGGCACAGCGCGCGATCGTCGGCGGTGTACTCGGGGTCGCCCTGGCGGTGGTGCTCGCGCTGTTCTCCGGTCTCACCAGGCCCGGCGAAGCGCTCATCGACGGGACGGTCACCATCTATCGGGCCATCCCCGCGCTCGCACTGCTGCCCCTGTTCATCGTGTGGTTCGGCATCGGCGAGGAGATGAAGATCGTGCTGATCACTCTGGCCGTAGCGACACCGGTGTACCTGAACACCCATGCCGGGCTCCGCGGCATCGACCGCAAGTACGTCGAGCTCGCCGAGACGGTGGGCCTGCGCCGCGCCGCCTTCGTCCGGCACATCGCGATTCCCGGTGCGTTGCCCGGATTCTTCACCGGCCTGCGCCTCGGAGCGACGGTGGCCTGGCTCGCGCTGGTCGTGGTCGAGCAGGTCGGGGCGTCAGACGGCATCGGCTATCTCATGTACAAGGCGCGGCTGTACGGCCTCACCGATGTGATCGTGGTGGGTCTCGCGGTGTACGCGGTCCTCGGCTTCGGCACCGATCTCGCCGTCCGCACCCTCTCCCGAAAGGCACTCTCATGGCAGAGCACGTTGGCCCACTGA